A single genomic interval of Blastopirellula marina harbors:
- a CDS encoding glycosyltransferase family 39 protein, whose amino-acid sequence MSNTTEPSPSPSQPPWWITALLSVGMAVAALLLRLPFLGESLWADELHTAWVVADDAQTIPLRAAMGNQSPLYFFGVWTWLQAVGMHQWSLRLPSLIAGIFAVGLVTAVSHRWSKDAWIALGIGLLAAMDNDWIFFATEARTYTLVQWVAILQVLLAWDASQNDRTSAWIGLVALSLTNFYLHYTTILFTTCVGIAILICASDRTIRKHFALASIGLLLGIGISVPHLMTIFERRSNWAQFISATSSNEWYRWETVFAMLLPAGIASVIAWFRHETNITSIDRRRFVFLILVVLLPITIAWLTTATGVAALFFGRYLFSAETCVLILLASMMTLLPGRWIGRAAIVLALLICCVYRLPTQWQTMRGEEWPTIVNAVSQNIEAMDTPPEIVIAAGLIETDFLRTKHANEAPWDDYARLPIESIYHLPEAAKKRFGLTYTNSGEPTPRYLEESTPESVVIMIVRGNKAKANQVATRFRDALPDRHYQIKTPKPQASGVQWRILVPHLGDN is encoded by the coding sequence GTGAGCAATACGACCGAGCCAAGCCCGTCCCCTTCCCAACCTCCCTGGTGGATCACCGCGCTGTTAAGCGTCGGGATGGCGGTTGCTGCCCTGCTACTTCGGCTCCCGTTTCTTGGGGAAAGCTTGTGGGCCGACGAACTACATACGGCCTGGGTAGTCGCGGACGACGCACAAACAATCCCACTGCGTGCCGCAATGGGAAACCAGTCCCCACTTTATTTCTTCGGCGTGTGGACCTGGCTGCAGGCCGTGGGCATGCATCAGTGGTCGCTTCGACTCCCCTCATTAATTGCCGGCATCTTCGCCGTCGGCCTCGTGACGGCGGTTTCTCATCGCTGGTCGAAAGATGCTTGGATCGCGTTGGGGATCGGCTTACTCGCTGCGATGGACAACGACTGGATCTTTTTCGCGACCGAAGCACGGACTTATACGCTCGTCCAATGGGTAGCCATTCTACAAGTGCTGCTTGCCTGGGATGCATCCCAGAACGATCGAACTTCCGCTTGGATCGGCTTGGTGGCTCTTTCGCTGACTAATTTCTATCTGCATTACACCACCATCTTGTTCACCACCTGCGTAGGAATAGCGATTCTGATTTGCGCTAGCGATCGAACGATCCGAAAGCATTTCGCCCTTGCGAGTATTGGATTACTGCTAGGGATTGGCATCAGCGTGCCTCACCTTATGACCATCTTCGAGCGTCGATCTAACTGGGCCCAATTCATCTCGGCAACCTCGTCGAATGAGTGGTATCGGTGGGAAACCGTCTTCGCCATGTTGCTCCCTGCCGGTATCGCATCGGTGATTGCCTGGTTTCGCCATGAAACCAACATCACGAGCATTGATCGTCGACGTTTCGTGTTTCTGATTTTGGTAGTGCTGCTACCCATTACGATAGCCTGGCTCACAACGGCGACAGGAGTTGCGGCTCTATTTTTTGGTCGCTATCTTTTTTCCGCAGAAACGTGTGTCTTGATTTTATTGGCCAGCATGATGACGTTGCTTCCTGGTCGATGGATTGGCCGTGCCGCAATTGTGCTGGCCCTGCTTATTTGTTGTGTCTACCGCCTCCCTACGCAATGGCAAACGATGCGGGGCGAAGAATGGCCGACGATCGTGAACGCTGTGTCACAAAACATCGAAGCGATGGACACACCACCAGAGATTGTGATTGCGGCCGGCCTGATTGAAACCGACTTCCTGCGAACCAAGCATGCCAACGAGGCTCCTTGGGACGACTATGCACGCCTCCCAATTGAATCGATTTATCATTTGCCAGAGGCGGCTAAAAAGCGATTCGGCTTAACCTATACCAATTCTGGCGAACCAACGCCGCGCTACCTGGAAGAGTCAACTCCAGAATCAGTTGTCATCATGATTGTCCGCGGAAACAAAGCGAAAGCAAATCAAGTCGCAACCCGGTTCCGAGATGCTTTGCCCGATCGACATTACCAGATAAAAACGCCGAAGCCTCAAGCATCTGGGGTTCAATGGAGAATCCTCGTGCCGCACCTGGGCGACAATTAA
- a CDS encoding ExeA family protein yields the protein MYEAYWKLKARPFENTYSEASYYPSESAQAALLKLRYAVENRRGAAILGGACGLGKSLLARTLIAQLPDLFTPKVHLVFPRLPADSLIPYLLLNLGQGKISDTPQDPSAGVWQLEQFLKANTRSGNHAVVIVDDAHLLGDPRSLETMRLLTNFETDGKLDLTLILVGQTQVIPVVERFPALESRIGVKSLMRCFNPDETAAYVTHRLRVAGCEQEIFAGGALERLYDLTRGNPREINRLCDLALLIGYAEELRQIDAPQVESIHEELVSVVPE from the coding sequence ATGTACGAAGCGTACTGGAAACTCAAGGCTCGTCCGTTCGAGAATACTTACTCGGAAGCCTCCTATTACCCATCCGAGTCCGCTCAAGCGGCTTTGCTAAAGCTTCGCTATGCGGTCGAAAATCGACGAGGCGCTGCCATACTGGGTGGTGCTTGTGGCTTGGGCAAGAGCCTATTGGCCCGTACTTTAATCGCCCAGCTTCCTGACCTGTTCACACCGAAAGTTCACTTGGTCTTTCCGAGGCTGCCGGCTGATTCGCTCATTCCTTATCTGCTACTGAATCTCGGACAAGGCAAGATTAGCGATACCCCACAAGATCCAAGTGCGGGTGTCTGGCAGCTAGAACAGTTTCTGAAAGCAAATACCCGTTCTGGTAATCACGCGGTCGTAATCGTTGACGATGCTCACCTATTAGGTGATCCTCGTTCTCTGGAAACAATGCGTCTACTTACCAATTTCGAGACCGACGGAAAGCTGGATTTGACGTTGATCCTGGTCGGGCAGACCCAAGTTATTCCGGTCGTCGAACGCTTCCCCGCCCTGGAAAGCCGCATTGGTGTTAAATCTCTAATGCGTTGTTTTAATCCAGACGAAACAGCTGCCTACGTCACACATCGATTGCGGGTCGCTGGCTGCGAACAAGAGATCTTTGCTGGCGGCGCCCTGGAACGTTTGTACGACCTTACACGAGGCAATCCGCGAGAAATCAATCGCCTGTGCGACTTGGCACTGTTGATTGGGTACGCAGAGGAACTTCGCCAGATCGATGCCCCTCAAGTGGAGTCGATCCATGAAGAGCTGGTTTCGGTGGTGCCCGAATAA
- a CDS encoding leucine-rich repeat domain-containing protein has product MRFLFALSLVALLLGCGGDTSPTKSDDQSSAPTQDDRATEALLANAGGRIETDKNGAITLVDFSGKPLDENIVARIATLPNLQKLMLRGCTISNEMYNKLGSPANLQVLDLRETPLTGKCLSQIGKCTKLRNLQFRGNAITDDDLKQLSGLTELKVLGLDETAVDGSAFDELKALTQLEELYLFGTPFLEVNLKKLAPFSKLKRIRLRGAQITGDGFAELADLSALEDLDVSETGFHDSAVANLKPFKNLKRLNLWATKITDAAIPAVAELTSLTWLNLDRNDLGDKNIGELAKLKNVTWLHLGSTRLTDDGLMKLAPMKQLESLIVTRTEVTDAGAAKLATELPKTEIQHIYMPDSKP; this is encoded by the coding sequence ATGCGATTCTTATTTGCTCTCTCCCTGGTCGCACTTCTCCTGGGTTGTGGTGGCGACACCTCCCCAACCAAAAGTGACGATCAATCGTCGGCCCCAACGCAGGACGATCGCGCCACGGAAGCGTTGTTGGCAAACGCCGGTGGAAGGATCGAAACCGACAAGAACGGTGCGATCACGCTCGTTGATTTTTCAGGGAAGCCACTCGATGAAAACATTGTGGCACGCATCGCTACGTTGCCGAACCTGCAGAAGCTTATGCTGCGCGGATGCACTATTTCCAACGAGATGTACAACAAGTTAGGTTCGCCAGCAAACCTACAGGTGCTCGATCTCCGCGAGACGCCTTTGACTGGAAAATGCCTGTCTCAAATCGGCAAGTGCACCAAGCTAAGGAATTTACAGTTTCGCGGTAACGCAATTACCGACGACGATTTGAAGCAGTTGTCCGGGCTCACCGAATTGAAGGTACTCGGACTCGATGAAACAGCGGTTGATGGCAGTGCTTTTGACGAATTGAAAGCCTTAACCCAACTTGAAGAACTTTACCTGTTCGGGACGCCGTTTCTGGAGGTCAATCTGAAAAAGCTGGCCCCATTCAGCAAGTTAAAACGAATTCGTCTACGTGGCGCTCAGATTACCGGAGACGGCTTTGCGGAACTTGCTGACCTCTCGGCTCTCGAAGACCTGGATGTCAGTGAAACAGGGTTTCATGATTCAGCTGTCGCGAATCTCAAACCGTTCAAGAACCTCAAACGCTTAAACCTATGGGCCACTAAGATCACCGATGCCGCGATCCCAGCGGTCGCCGAGCTAACTTCGCTAACCTGGTTGAATCTAGATCGAAATGACCTGGGCGATAAGAACATCGGTGAACTCGCCAAGCTGAAGAATGTGACGTGGCTGCATCTCGGCTCGACCCGTCTTACAGATGACGGTTTGATGAAATTGGCTCCCATGAAACAGCTTGAGTCTCTGATCGTCACCCGTACGGAAGTGACCGACGCCGGCGCTGCCAAATTGGCCACAGAATTGCCGAAAACAGAAATTCAGCATATCTATATGCCCGATAGCAAACCTTGA
- a CDS encoding NAD(P)/FAD-dependent oxidoreductase: MSETRANEQVDVAIVGGGAAGLLAAIWTARTNPKLRIVILDGAKRLGAKILIAGGGRCNVTNEKITPQDYWGSSSNAIRKVLGRFTQPQTVEFFSQLGVKLKREPTGKLFPVTDKARTVLDALLSEVQRLSIEIRLEHRVENIKAISNAPENSLFEITGPWGHLVSKQTVLASGGKSVPKTGSDGHGLELARRLGHELTPEIFPALVPLHLDSQDPLTDLSGISLPTKLELTEVSGKRIASIQGDLLLTHKGLSGPAVLDMSRHWLAASDQREVRLSANWLPEFSAEHLQEELLSLGKRTARGYLREHLPDRLVEHLLAVAKVPADQTGVDLTKLQRKALLNAICIYPLKITGTSGFKVAEVTAGGVPLSQIDLKTMQSRIVPGLYFCGEICDVDGRIGGFNFQWAWASGYVVGTSL, translated from the coding sequence TTGAGCGAAACCAGAGCAAACGAACAAGTCGACGTGGCCATCGTGGGTGGCGGTGCTGCTGGACTATTGGCGGCCATCTGGACAGCGCGCACCAATCCGAAGCTTCGAATCGTGATTCTCGATGGGGCTAAACGCTTAGGCGCTAAGATCTTGATCGCAGGTGGTGGTCGATGCAACGTCACGAACGAAAAGATAACCCCCCAAGACTATTGGGGAAGTTCATCTAACGCCATTCGTAAGGTTCTAGGACGATTCACCCAGCCTCAGACGGTTGAATTCTTTTCGCAACTCGGGGTCAAACTCAAGCGGGAACCTACGGGCAAGTTGTTTCCGGTGACTGATAAGGCCCGCACGGTGCTCGATGCCTTGTTAAGTGAGGTACAACGCCTCAGTATCGAGATTCGCTTGGAACATCGTGTTGAAAACATCAAAGCCATCTCCAACGCACCTGAGAACAGCCTATTCGAGATCACGGGTCCCTGGGGACACTTAGTTAGCAAGCAAACCGTTTTGGCATCTGGCGGCAAGAGCGTTCCCAAGACCGGCAGCGACGGCCATGGACTGGAATTAGCCCGACGCTTGGGGCACGAACTAACACCGGAAATCTTTCCAGCGTTGGTCCCTCTTCATCTCGACAGCCAAGACCCTTTAACCGATTTATCAGGCATCTCCCTTCCCACGAAGCTTGAGTTGACCGAGGTTAGCGGCAAAAGAATTGCATCCATTCAGGGGGACCTTCTTTTGACGCACAAAGGACTTTCCGGTCCTGCGGTGCTCGATATGAGTCGCCACTGGTTGGCTGCAAGCGATCAACGCGAGGTTCGTCTTTCGGCAAACTGGCTACCAGAGTTTTCTGCTGAGCATCTCCAAGAGGAACTTCTTTCTCTGGGTAAACGGACGGCACGCGGCTACCTCCGCGAGCATTTACCCGATCGACTAGTCGAACATCTCCTGGCCGTGGCGAAAGTTCCGGCCGATCAAACAGGTGTCGACCTCACGAAATTACAGCGAAAGGCCTTGTTAAATGCAATCTGCATCTACCCACTAAAGATCACGGGTACATCTGGATTCAAAGTGGCCGAAGTGACCGCGGGTGGCGTCCCTCTTTCGCAGATCGATCTGAAGACGATGCAATCACGCATTGTTCCTGGACTCTACTTTTGCGGCGAAATCTGTGATGTAGATGGACGCATCGGAGGGTTCAATTTTCAATGGGCCTGGGCCAGCGGGTATGTGGTCGGTACATCGCTCTAG
- a CDS encoding FAD-dependent oxidoreductase, with protein MAVDTPARIVIVGAGPIGIEAALYARFLGYEVTVFDSGEVGSHLLQWGHVSMFTPFGANSTPLGLSALAAQDDRYQPPADNAILTGSEFVEHYLLPLAQTDLVSDGLKLHHEVLSIARKSQLKHENLGEEARAEEPFVTFVRDAEGHEHLFESEIVLDCSGVQGQSNFLGGGGNPTVGERECRAHLDYGVINASDADHQRYANQQILVVGSGFTAAANIVQLSQLARESLETHVVWLTRDDCPTEQGGPMAIERDDPYPQRKRVLEQANQAASAEDGHVDHWPGTSIKAIHYEPQNDHFHVTLAGKHEGVHTFDRVVANVGHRPDLEMFRELQVATCCVSESPRAWRPNEDADSDAHDKTPLIHPEPNFYILGAKSYGRRSDFVLATGFDQIRRVFAMIGARTNLNLYAKPMTKSE; from the coding sequence ATGGCAGTCGATACTCCAGCTCGGATCGTGATTGTGGGCGCAGGCCCTATTGGCATTGAAGCCGCTCTCTATGCCCGCTTCCTTGGTTATGAAGTCACAGTATTTGATTCCGGAGAAGTCGGATCGCATCTTCTTCAGTGGGGACATGTGTCGATGTTCACACCATTTGGCGCGAACAGCACGCCTTTGGGGTTGTCCGCCCTCGCAGCCCAGGACGACCGATATCAACCGCCAGCCGATAATGCAATTCTGACGGGTAGTGAGTTTGTCGAACATTATCTGCTTCCACTGGCGCAAACCGACCTGGTTTCTGACGGTTTGAAGTTGCATCATGAAGTTCTCTCGATCGCTCGTAAATCTCAGTTAAAGCATGAAAACCTAGGGGAAGAAGCTCGCGCGGAAGAACCCTTCGTGACATTCGTGCGAGACGCCGAAGGGCACGAGCATCTGTTTGAAAGTGAGATTGTTCTCGACTGCAGTGGTGTTCAAGGACAATCCAATTTTCTTGGCGGTGGGGGCAATCCCACGGTTGGTGAACGAGAATGTCGGGCTCACCTAGACTATGGTGTCATCAATGCTTCTGACGCCGATCACCAGCGATATGCGAATCAGCAGATTTTGGTAGTCGGATCGGGATTCACGGCAGCGGCTAACATCGTTCAGCTTAGTCAGTTGGCCCGCGAATCGCTTGAGACGCATGTGGTATGGCTGACACGCGACGATTGCCCGACGGAGCAGGGTGGTCCAATGGCGATTGAAAGGGATGATCCCTACCCGCAGCGAAAACGCGTGCTCGAACAAGCGAATCAAGCCGCATCCGCGGAAGATGGCCATGTCGATCATTGGCCAGGCACGTCGATCAAAGCAATTCACTACGAACCACAGAACGATCACTTTCATGTCACGCTCGCAGGGAAGCACGAGGGCGTGCATACGTTCGATCGAGTCGTGGCAAATGTTGGTCATCGCCCAGATCTCGAAATGTTTCGAGAACTGCAAGTCGCAACGTGTTGCGTTTCGGAATCGCCACGTGCATGGCGACCAAATGAAGACGCAGACTCTGACGCGCACGATAAGACTCCGCTGATTCACCCAGAACCAAATTTCTATATCTTGGGTGCCAAATCATACGGACGCCGGTCAGACTTCGTCTTGGCGACCGGCTTTGATCAAATCCGTCGCGTGTTCGCGATGATCGGCGCTCGCACCAATTTGAACCTCTATGCCAAGCCGATGACCAAATCGGAATAA
- the metH gene encoding methionine synthase, whose translation MPGPRFAGRQHPVFQDIQKRILILDGAMGTMIQKFKLSEADVRGAQFANATKDLRNFSDLLCLTKPEIIEGIHRQFLDAGAHIIETNTFGATPVAMEEFGLSEQLAVDINVAAVKLAKKVADEFNDRDPDNRRYVAGSIGPTSKTASISRRIEDPGFRDVTFDQLVNSYLVQIDAMVDAGVDILFPETTFDTLNLKACLFALEKYYREKGIELPVMTSVTITDASGRTLSGQTVEAFWNSVSHFPMLSVGINCALGAELMRPYVQELASIAGCYISCHPNAGLPNEMGEYDQTPDQMAATLRDFAEHNWLNIVGGCCGSTPQHIKAIADVMRDYAPRQLAQPEPLTRLSGQEPFTITPNTNFVMIGERTNVTGSRRFARLIREELFEDAVEVARQQVDSGANVIDVNMDDALLDGEAAMARYLNLIAAEPDICKVPVMIDSSKWSVIEAGLRCVQGKSIVNSISLKEGEEEFLKKAQLCRDYGAAVVIMAFDEVGQAVELDRKVEICKRAYDLLVDKLEFDPTDIIFDPNILTVATGIDEHNDYAINFIEATRKIKQVCPGAKVSGGVSNVSFSFRGNDVVREAIHAVFLYHAIKAGLDMGIVNAGQLAVYDEVPKDLRDLIEDVLFNKRPDATERLVDFAETVKHQKGAGPKAEDLSWREAPVEQRLSHSLVKGLDRFIEEDTEEARQKFDRCLRIIEGPLMDGMNVVGDLFGAGKMFLPQVVKSARVMKKAVAYLLPFMEKEKEELGIADADARGKILMATVKGDVHDIGKNIVGVVLGCNNYEIIDLGVMVHCDKILAAAKEHGVDVIGLSGLITPSLDEMVHVAEEMQAAGMTIPLLIGGATTSAKHTAVKIAPAYDGPVVHVLDASRSVGVVDQLLSKENSPAFLEKNRQLQTELVESYRKRQSVTLVPLKTARDKHFETDWETVDISTPDFTGTKTLREFPLETLRDYIDWSPFFNSWELKGKYPKIFEDSYVGEEAKKLFHDANVLLDEIIEKKLFTANGVFGFWPAAADGDDIIVYDPNDPKKEIERLYTLRQQWERKGQNDFRALSDYIAPTGSGRRDYVGAFAVTTGIGCSELAAKFDADHDDYNSIMAKALADRLAEAFAEYMHREARKHWQFGEGEDLSNEELIKESYRGIRPAPGYPAQPDHTEKWTLFRMLDATQQTGIELTESLAMMPAASVCGLYFAHPAARYFAIHQLGRDQVEDYAKRKGMPLKDVERWLAPNLSYDP comes from the coding sequence ATGCCAGGTCCCCGATTCGCCGGCCGTCAGCACCCGGTTTTCCAAGACATTCAAAAGCGAATTCTGATTCTCGATGGTGCCATGGGGACCATGATTCAGAAGTTTAAGCTTTCGGAAGCAGATGTTCGTGGTGCTCAGTTCGCCAACGCGACGAAAGATCTGCGGAATTTCAGCGATCTGCTGTGCTTGACCAAGCCTGAGATTATCGAGGGCATCCATCGTCAATTCTTGGACGCTGGCGCCCATATCATCGAAACGAACACTTTCGGAGCCACCCCGGTCGCGATGGAGGAGTTCGGTCTGAGCGAGCAGCTGGCCGTGGATATCAACGTGGCTGCCGTGAAGTTGGCCAAAAAGGTCGCCGATGAGTTCAATGATCGCGATCCAGACAATCGCCGATATGTGGCGGGTTCGATTGGACCAACCAGCAAGACGGCATCGATCTCGCGGCGGATTGAAGATCCTGGCTTCCGTGATGTGACATTTGATCAGTTGGTCAACTCGTACCTGGTGCAGATCGACGCGATGGTCGATGCGGGTGTCGATATTTTGTTCCCGGAAACAACATTCGACACGCTCAATCTCAAAGCGTGTCTGTTCGCACTCGAAAAGTATTATCGCGAAAAAGGAATCGAGCTCCCCGTAATGACGTCGGTGACAATCACCGATGCTTCGGGACGTACGTTGTCGGGGCAGACGGTCGAGGCTTTCTGGAATTCCGTCTCGCACTTTCCGATGCTAAGCGTTGGGATCAACTGCGCCTTGGGTGCCGAATTAATGCGTCCCTACGTGCAGGAGCTGGCGTCGATCGCCGGTTGCTACATTAGTTGCCATCCAAACGCTGGTTTGCCAAACGAAATGGGCGAGTACGATCAGACGCCTGATCAGATGGCCGCCACACTGCGTGATTTCGCCGAGCACAATTGGCTAAACATCGTAGGCGGGTGTTGCGGAAGTACGCCACAACATATCAAGGCGATTGCCGACGTAATGCGCGACTATGCCCCGCGCCAACTCGCTCAGCCAGAGCCGCTGACTCGTTTGAGCGGACAAGAGCCATTCACGATTACGCCGAACACCAATTTCGTGATGATTGGTGAACGAACCAACGTGACCGGTTCCCGTCGATTTGCGCGCTTGATCCGGGAAGAACTGTTCGAGGACGCGGTCGAAGTCGCTCGACAACAGGTCGACAGCGGCGCTAACGTGATCGACGTGAACATGGACGATGCCTTGCTCGACGGCGAGGCAGCCATGGCGCGGTACTTAAATCTGATCGCCGCCGAACCCGATATCTGCAAAGTACCGGTGATGATCGATAGTTCCAAATGGTCGGTCATTGAAGCGGGCTTGCGCTGCGTTCAGGGTAAATCGATTGTCAACTCGATCAGCTTGAAGGAAGGCGAAGAAGAGTTCCTCAAGAAGGCCCAACTTTGTCGCGACTATGGTGCCGCCGTGGTTATCATGGCGTTCGACGAAGTCGGTCAGGCGGTCGAGCTAGATCGAAAGGTAGAGATCTGCAAGCGAGCTTACGACTTGCTGGTCGATAAGCTCGAGTTCGATCCAACGGACATTATCTTCGATCCGAACATCCTGACGGTGGCGACAGGAATTGACGAGCACAACGACTACGCAATCAACTTCATCGAAGCCACCCGCAAGATCAAGCAAGTTTGCCCTGGGGCGAAAGTCTCGGGAGGGGTGAGTAACGTTTCGTTCTCATTTCGTGGAAACGACGTTGTCCGGGAAGCGATTCATGCCGTCTTCCTGTATCACGCTATTAAGGCTGGTCTCGATATGGGAATCGTCAACGCCGGCCAGTTGGCTGTGTACGACGAAGTGCCGAAAGATCTGCGTGATCTGATCGAAGACGTGCTGTTCAACAAACGACCCGATGCCACCGAACGCCTGGTCGATTTCGCGGAGACGGTAAAGCACCAGAAGGGTGCGGGCCCGAAGGCGGAAGATTTATCATGGCGTGAAGCCCCCGTCGAACAGCGTTTGTCTCATTCCCTCGTAAAGGGACTCGACCGTTTCATCGAAGAAGACACCGAAGAAGCTCGTCAAAAGTTTGACCGATGTCTGCGGATCATCGAAGGTCCGCTGATGGACGGCATGAATGTTGTTGGTGATTTGTTCGGCGCCGGCAAGATGTTCCTGCCTCAGGTTGTCAAAAGTGCCCGCGTGATGAAAAAGGCGGTCGCCTATCTTCTGCCTTTCATGGAGAAGGAAAAAGAAGAACTAGGCATCGCCGATGCTGATGCACGCGGCAAGATCCTGATGGCGACCGTGAAAGGCGATGTGCACGACATTGGCAAGAATATCGTCGGTGTGGTGTTGGGATGTAACAACTACGAGATCATCGACCTCGGAGTGATGGTACATTGCGATAAGATTTTAGCCGCCGCCAAAGAACATGGCGTCGATGTCATTGGCCTTTCTGGCCTGATTACGCCCAGCCTGGACGAAATGGTCCATGTTGCTGAAGAAATGCAGGCCGCGGGGATGACGATCCCGCTGCTGATCGGTGGAGCAACAACCAGTGCTAAGCATACCGCCGTCAAGATTGCCCCGGCCTACGATGGTCCGGTGGTGCATGTGCTCGACGCGTCACGCAGTGTTGGTGTCGTGGACCAACTCTTGAGCAAAGAGAACTCGCCGGCATTTCTGGAAAAGAATCGCCAACTTCAAACCGAGTTGGTCGAATCGTACCGCAAGCGTCAGTCGGTCACATTGGTTCCACTGAAGACCGCGCGGGATAAGCATTTTGAAACCGATTGGGAAACGGTTGACATCTCAACGCCTGATTTCACTGGCACGAAGACGCTTCGTGAATTTCCCTTAGAGACATTGCGTGACTACATCGATTGGTCCCCGTTCTTCAATTCGTGGGAGTTAAAGGGCAAGTACCCCAAGATCTTTGAAGATTCATATGTCGGTGAAGAAGCGAAGAAATTGTTCCACGATGCCAACGTGTTGCTTGACGAAATTATCGAGAAGAAACTATTCACGGCGAACGGTGTTTTCGGCTTCTGGCCCGCGGCGGCGGATGGGGACGACATTATCGTCTACGATCCCAACGATCCAAAGAAAGAGATCGAACGGCTGTACACTTTGCGTCAACAGTGGGAGCGAAAAGGTCAGAACGATTTTCGGGCTTTGTCTGACTACATCGCTCCGACAGGTAGTGGCCGACGCGACTACGTCGGCGCCTTCGCGGTAACCACGGGTATCGGCTGTAGTGAATTGGCGGCAAAGTTCGATGCCGATCACGACGACTATAACTCGATCATGGCCAAAGCGTTAGCCGATCGATTGGCGGAAGCCTTCGCTGAATATATGCATCGAGAAGCACGCAAACATTGGCAGTTTGGTGAAGGTGAAGACCTCAGCAATGAGGAACTCATCAAAGAGTCTTACCGCGGAATCCGCCCAGCGCCTGGCTACCCGGCTCAGCCGGACCACACGGAGAAGTGGACACTTTTCCGCATGCTTGATGCGACGCAGCAAACCGGCATCGAGCTTACTGAAAGCTTGGCGATGATGCCGGCTGCTTCCGTGTGCGGCTTATACTTCGCTCACCCGGCAGCGCGTTACTTCGCAATCCATCAACTGGGACGCGATCAAGTCGAGGATTATGCCAAACGCAAAGGCATGCCGCTGAAGGATGTCGAAAGGTGGTTGGCACCAAACTTGTCGTACGATCCGTAA
- a CDS encoding HPP family protein yields the protein MTAIETITRQLQGNVKDLMSVKVHTATVGTHVNIVADLMARYALRRVVVVDTTKKVLGVVSQRDVVRALISPNTAANGSETEPQRVEQLITVERPVTVGPDVPLARAAYVLATNKIGCLPVIDSSHCLVGVLSISDIIQFLAEDNVEGMETAFEMYSPKNDAKSRMPAYVRKMNGDLVIPLKNIENKRARMDYAVLGYDPPTGRILIKFVRSTTDEAIATKVQDDNLIIPAKGFVRHFSLIGKVAAFEVTDHNQSKFLVLAPKSNASANVNAMGTT from the coding sequence ATGACCGCTATCGAAACGATCACACGGCAACTACAGGGTAACGTCAAGGATTTGATGTCGGTCAAGGTGCATACCGCGACCGTTGGCACGCATGTCAATATCGTAGCTGACCTGATGGCTCGTTACGCCCTTCGTCGCGTTGTGGTTGTCGATACGACGAAGAAGGTCCTGGGCGTTGTTTCACAGCGAGACGTTGTCCGTGCGTTGATTAGTCCAAACACGGCGGCCAACGGCAGCGAAACGGAACCGCAGCGTGTTGAACAACTTATCACCGTCGAACGCCCTGTGACCGTCGGTCCCGATGTTCCATTGGCTCGCGCTGCTTACGTGCTGGCCACCAACAAGATTGGCTGCCTTCCGGTGATCGACAGTTCACATTGCTTGGTGGGTGTGCTCTCGATTTCGGATATCATTCAATTTCTGGCGGAAGACAACGTGGAAGGTATGGAAACCGCCTTCGAGATGTATTCGCCTAAGAACGACGCCAAGTCACGCATGCCTGCTTACGTGCGGAAGATGAACGGCGATTTAGTGATTCCGCTTAAAAACATCGAAAACAAACGGGCTCGCATGGACTATGCCGTCCTCGGCTACGATCCACCCACAGGCCGCATCTTGATCAAGTTTGTTCGTTCGACGACGGATGAAGCGATCGCTACTAAGGTTCAGGATGACAATCTAATCATCCCGGCGAAAGGCTTCGTGCGGCACTTCAGTCTGATTGGCAAAGTGGCTGCCTTCGAGGTCACCGACCACAATCAAAGCAAGTTCCTGGTCCTGGCCCCCAAGAGCAATGCGTCCGCGAATGTGAACGCGATGGGGACAACTTAA